The Setaria italica strain Yugu1 chromosome IX, Setaria_italica_v2.0, whole genome shotgun sequence genome has a window encoding:
- the LOC101759590 gene encoding GDSL esterase/lipase At5g33370, with protein MMRSLLAAALAVLGLLARPSECARAFFVFGDSLVDNGNNNYLMTTARADSPPYGIDFPTHRATGRFSNGKNIPDIISEHLGAETTLPYLSPELRGQKLLVGANFASAGVGILNDTGIQFVDILRMSRQLRYFGEYQAKLRALVGAARARQLVRRSLTLITLGGNDFVNNYYLVPFSLRSRQFALPDYVRYLVSEYKKILIRLYAMGCRRVLVTGTGPLGCAPAILAQRSRNGECAAELMRAASLFNPQLARALDGLNARFGAGTFVAANAFRVHFDFVSDPAAYGFATATEACCGQGPHNGLGLCTAASNLCADRGRYVFWDPYHPTERANRIIVSQFMSGSLDYVSPMNLSTVLEMDARLGA; from the exons ATGATGAGGAGcctcctggcggcggcgctcgcggtgCTGGGCTTGCTGGCGAGGCCGTCGGAgtgcgcgcgcgccttcttcgtGTTCGGCGACTCGCTGGTGGACAACGGCAACAACAACTACCTCATGACGACGGCGCGAGCCGACTCGCCGCCGTACGGGATCGACTTCCCGACGCACCGCGCCACCGGCCGCTTCTCCAACGGCAAAAACATCCCCGACATCATCA GCGAGCACCTGGGCGCCGAGACCACGCTGCCGTACCTGAGCCCGGAGCTCCGCGGGCAGAAGCTGCTGGTCGGCGCCAACTTCGCGTCGGCCGGCGTCGGGATCCTCAACGACACGGGCATCCAGTTCGTGGACATCCTCCGGATGAGCCGGCAGCTGCGCTACTTCGGCGAGTACCAGGCCAAGCTGCGCGCGCTGGTGGGCGCCGCCCGGGCGCGGCAGCTGGTCCGGCGCTCCCTGACCCTCATCACCCTCGGCGGCAACGACTTCGTCAACAACTACTACCTCGTCCCCTTCTCCCTGCGCTCCCGCCAGTTCGCGCTCCCGGACTACGTGCGCTACCTCGTCTCCGAGTACAAGAAGATCCTCATC AGGCTGTACGCGATGGGTTGCCGCCGTGTGCTGGTGACGGGGACGGGCCCGCTGGGGTGCGCGCCGGCGATCCTGGCGCAGCGCAGCCGCAACGGCGAGTGCGCGGCGGAGCTGATGCGCGCGGCGTCGCTCTTCAACCCGCAGCTGGCGCGGGCGCTGGATGGGCTGAACGCGCGGTTCGGCGCGGGGACCTTCGTCGCGGCGAACGCGTTCCGCGTCCACTTCGACTTCGTCAGCGACCCGGCGGCGTACGGGTTCGCGACGGCCACGGAGGCGTGCTGCGGGCAGGGTCCCCACAATGGGCTGGGCCTGTGCACGGCGGCGTCCAACCTGTGCGCCGACCGGGGGCGCTACGTGTTCTGGGACCCCTACCACCCCACGGAGCGCGCCAACCGGATCATCGTCAGCCAGTTCATGAGCGGGTCTCTCGACTACGTCAGCCCCATGAACCTCAGCACCGTCCTCGAGATGGACGCCAGGCTGGGCGCCTGA
- the LOC101759993 gene encoding chaperonin CPN60-2, mitochondrial → MYRAAASLASKARQAGSSAAARQVGSRLAWSRNYAAKDIKFGVEARALMLRGVEELADAVKVTMGPKGRNVVIEQSFGAPKVTKDGVTVAKSIEFKDRVKNVGASLVKQVANATNDTAGDGTTCATVLTKAIFTEGCKSVAAGMNAMDLRRGISMAVDAVVTNLKGMARMISTSEEIAQVGTISANGEREIGELIAKAMEKVGKEGVITIADGNTLYNELEVVEGMKLDRGYISPYFITNSKTQKCELEDPLILIHDKKVSNMHAVVKVLEMALKKQKPLLIVAEDVESEALGTLILNKLRAGIKVCAVKAPGFGENRKANLQDLAVLTGGEVITEELGMKLESVEPLMLGSCKKVTVSKDDTVILDGAGDKKAIEERAEQIRSAIENSTSDYDKEKLQERLAKLSGGVAVLKIGGASEAEVGEKKDRVTDALNATKAAVEEGIVPGGGVALLYAAKELDKLQTANFDQKIGVQIIQNALKTPVHTIASNAGVEGAVVVGKLLEQGNTDLGYDAAKGEYVDMVKAGIIDPLKVIRTALVDAASVSSLMTTTESIIVEIPKEEAPAPAMGGMGGMEY, encoded by the exons atGTATCGCGCAGCAGCCAGCCTCGCCTCCAAGGCGCGGCAAGCcgggagcagcgccgccgctcgccag GTTGGGAGCAGGCTTGCCTGGAGCAGAAACTATGCTGCCAAGGATATCAAGTTTGGCGTTGAGGCCCGTGCCCTGATGCTGAGGGGCGTTGAGGAATTGGCTGATGCAGTCAAAGTGACAATGGGTCCTAAG GGTCGCAATGTGGTTATTGAACAAAGCTTTGGTGCACCAAAAGTCACAAAAGATGGTGTGACCGTTGCTAAGAGCATTGAATTCAAAGATAGAGTAAAGAATGTTGGTGCAAGCCTTGTGAAGCAGGTCGCCAATGCAACTAACGACACTGCTGGAGATG GTACCACATGTGCTACTGTTTTGACAAAAGCAATATTTACTGAGGGGTGCAAATCTGTTGCGGCCGGAATGAATGCAATGGATTTAAGGCGTGGAATCTCAATGGCTGTTGATGCTGTTGTGACCAATCTGAAGGGCATGGCCAGAATGATCAGCACGTCGGAAGAGATTGCACAG GTGGGTACAATATCAGCAAATGGGGAAAGGGAAATTGGTGAACTTATTGCCAAGGCTATGGAGAAGGTTGGCAAAGAGGGTGTGATCACCATTGCG GATGGTAACACCCTTTACAATGAGCTTGAAGTTGTGGAAGGCATGAAACTTGACAGAGGTTACATCTCCCCGTACTTCATTACCAACTCAAAAACCCAGAAATGT GAACTGGAAGACCCTTTGATCTTGATTCATGACAAGAAGGTCTCGAACATGCACGCGGTGGTTAAAGTTTTGGAGATGGCTCTAAAG AAGCAAAAGCCTCTACTGATTGTTGCAGAAGATGTGGAAAGTGAAGCATTGGGCACTCTGATTCTTAACAAGCTTCGTGCAGGCATCAAG GTCTGTGCTGTTAAAGCTCCTGGTTTTGGGGAAAACAGGAAGGCAAACTTACAAGACCTTGCTGTCCTTACCGGAGGAGAA GTCATAACTGAAGAGCTTGGAATGAAACTTGAGAGTGTTGAACCTCTAATGTTGGGTTCATGCAAAAAG GTGACTGTCTCTAAGGATGACACTGTTATTCTTGATGGAGCTGGAGACAAGAAGGCCATTGAAGAGAGGGCAGAGCAG ATTAGATCTGCAATTGAGAATAGCACATCTGATTATGACAAGGAAAAGCTACAGGAGAGGTTGGCAAAGCTCTCTGGAGGTGTTGCTGTTCTAAAG ATTGGAGGAGCCAGCGAAGCAGAAGTTGGTGAGAAGAAGGATAGAGTGACAGATGCACTGAACGCTACTAAAGCTGCTGTGGAAGAGGGCATTGTACCAG GTGGTGGTGTTGCTCTTCTCTATGCGGCAAAGGAGCTTGACAAATTGCAGACCGCGAACTTTGATCAGAAGATTGGTGTCCAGATCATTCAGAACGCCCTGAAG ACACCTGTGCACACCATTGCTTCCAATGCTGGTGTGGAGGGAGCAGTGGTGGTGGGCAAGCTTTTGGAGCAAGGAAATACTGACCTTGGTTATGATGCTGCCAAAG GTGAATATGTTGACATGGTGAAGGCCGGTATCATCGATCCACTAAAAGTCATCAGAACTGCCTTGGTGGATGCTGCTAG CGTGTCATCCCTGATGACCACAACGGAATCCATCATTGTAGAGATCCCCAAGGAAGAGGCACCCGCACCGGCAATGGGTGGCATGGGTGGAATGGAGTACTAG
- the LOC101760396 gene encoding LOW QUALITY PROTEIN: uncharacterized protein LOC101760396 (The sequence of the model RefSeq protein was modified relative to this genomic sequence to represent the inferred CDS: inserted 2 bases in 2 codons) produces the protein MATTPSTSAPAPASSAFPLTTAARFPRSSACPVRASALAERRRXRRRRAPEGGSAGGDXSAAAGAVEKGLRLAFLENLGERAGPPDPAGGPNTIYEMVAPGFSLGPGSFQALFAAQFFPGDPEGPEKMHFLMQMQSLRRELSSGVRPLQETFVALVRIFAKKGLSTRGMEILAAMERYKYDIRKAWLILVEELVKNRYLEDANTVFLKGAKGGLRGTDEIYDLLIEEDCKAGDHSNALTVAYQMEAFGRMATTFHFNCLLSVQATCGIPEVAFATFENMEYGGEDYMKPDTESYNWVIQAFTRASSYDRAGDVAELLGMMVEDHKRIQPNARTYALLVECFTKYCMVNESIRHFRALRRIPGGTKVLYNEGNCGDPLSLYLRSLCLDGRPVELLEALEAMANDNQSIAPRAMILNRKYRTLVSSWIEPLQEEADVGFEIDYVARYIEEGGLTGERKRWVPRRGKTPLDPDEFGFAYSNPIETSFKQRCFEELKLYHRRLLITFRNEGPGILGDVSEDDVRRVVERLKKLVVGPKKNVAKPKAASKMVVSELKTELEAQGLPTDGTRQVLYQRVQKARRINRSRGIPLWVPPVEDEEEVDEGLDELISRIKLEDGNTEFWKRRFLGETRNYLCEEDSNEDDQDLDDELDDDDDDEDDDESTKEAEEDEIDDEEAVEQTENQAGDETKDKQAKGPNQHLQMIGVQLLKDLEKTSVSSKKSKRMPEIDDDEDWFPEDPIEAFKVMQDERMFDVSDMYTTADAWGWTWEREIKNKMPRKWSQEWEVELAIKIMHKVIELGGTPTIGDCAIILRAAMRAPLPSAFIPILQTTHSLGYKFGSPLYDEVVLLCLDLEEIDAAIAVVAEMETNGIKVPDETLDKVLASKQSGNSALPPPTEE, from the exons ATGGCCACCACCCCCTCAACCTCCGCCCCGGCGCCCGCGTCCTCCGCCTTTCCCCTCACCACCGCCGCGCGCTTCCCCCGCTCCTCCGCTTGCCCCGTGCGAGCATCTGCGCTCGCCGAGCGGCGCC AGCGGAGGCGCCGCGCGCCCGAGGGCGGGAGCGCCGGTGGGG GCTCTGCGGCTGCTGGGGCTGTGGAGAAGGGCCTGCGCCTGGCCTTCCTGGAGAACCTCGGGGAGCGCGCGGGGCCCCCCGACCCCGCGGGGGGGCCCAATACCATTTATGAAATGGTCGCCCCGGGGTTTTCCCTGGGCCCGGGCTCTTTCCAGGCCCTGTTCGCCGCGCAGTTCTTCCCGGGGGACCCCGAAGGACCCGAAa AAATGCATTTCTTAATGCAGATGCAATCTCTTAGAAGGGAACTAAGTTCTGGAGTACGACCTCTACAAGAAACTTTTGTGGCCCTGGTCCGTATTTTTGCCAAGAAGGGTCTTTCTACCAGGGGCATGGAGATTCTTGCTGCTATGGAGAGATATAAGTATGATATTCGCAAGGCTTGGCTAATTCTTGTAG AGGAACTAGTCAAGAATCGCTATCTGGAGGATGCCAATACAGTATTTCTCAAAGGGGCAAAAGGTGGCTTACGAGGAACTGATGAAATTTACGATCTTCTGATTGAAGAAGATTGCAAAGCCGGAGATCACTCCAATGCTCTGACAGTCGCATACCAAATGGAGGCTTTTGGAAGAATGGCAACCACATTCCATTTTAATTGCCTTCTCAGTGTGCAG GCTACTTGTGGAATTCCTGAAGTTGCTTTTGCAACATTTGAAAACATGGAATATGGAGGTGAAG ATTATATGAAACCTGATACTGAGTCGTATAACTGGGTTATACAAGCATTTACTAGAGCATCTTCTTATGACAG GGCAGGGGATGTGGCAGAATTACTAGGGATGATGGTGGAAGACCACAAACGTATTCAGCCTAATGCACGAACTTACGC CCTATTAGTGGAATGCTTCACAAAGTATTGCATGGTTAATGAATCAATCAGGCATTTCCGTGCCTTACGGCGAATTCCTGGAGGAACAAAAGTTCTTTACAATGAAGGAAATTGCGGTGACCCACTTTCTCTCTATCTACGATCGTTGTGCCTTGATG GAAGACCTGTTGAGTTGCTTGAGGCATTGGAGGCAATGGCTAATGACAACCAGAGTATCGCGCCTAGAGCAATGATCTTAAACAGAAAGTACCGCACATTGGTAAGCTCCTGGATAGAACCATTACAAGAAGAAGCTGATGTTGGTTTCGAAATTGATTATGTGGCCAG ATATATTGAAGAAGGAGGTCTTACAGGAGAGCGCAAACGTTGGGTGCCTCGTAGAGGAAAAACTCCTCTAGATCCAGATGAATTTGGATTTGCCTATTCAAATCCAATAGAAACATCTTTTAAACAGAGATGCTTTGAGGAACTGAAGTTATATCATCGCAGACTCCTAATTACATTTAGGAATGAAGGTCCTGGTATTCTGGGTGATGTATCTGAAGACGATGTACGCAGAGTTGTTGAAAGATTGAAAAAGTTAGTTGTAGGGCCAAAGAAGAATGTTGCTAAGCCCAAGGCTGCAAGCAAAATGGTAGTATCTGAGTTGAAAACTGAGCTTGAAGCTCAAGGATTGCCTACTGATGGAACCAGACAAGTACTTTACCAACGAGTTCAAAAAGCTAGGAGAATCAATCGTTCACGTGGTATACCACTTTGGGTTCCTCCTgtagaagatgaggaagag GTTGATGAAGGGTTAGATGAGTTGATCTCAAGAATCAAGCTAGAAGATGGGAACACGGAGTTTTGGAAACGTCGTTTTCTGGGAGAGACTCGAAACTATCTTTGTGAAGAAGATAGTAATGAAGATGATCAAGATTTAGATGATGAATtggatgatgacgacgacgatgaagatGACGACGAATCCAcaaaagaagcagaagaagatgAGATAGATGATGAAGAGGCTGTTGAGCAAACTGAAAACCAAGCCGGTGATGAGACTAAAGATAAACAAGCAAAAGGACCCAATCAGCATCTTCAAATGATAGGGGTTCAGTTATTGAAAGATCTAGAAAAGACGTCTGTTTcttcaaagaaatcaaagaGGATGCCCGAG ATTGACGATGATGAAGATTGGTTTCCTGAAGATCCAATTGAAGCCTTTAAGGTTATGCAAGACGAGAGGATGTTTGATGTATCAGACATGTATACCACCGCAGATGCCTGGGGATGGACATGGGAAAGAGAAATAAAGAATAAGATGCCACGTAAGTGGTCACAAGAATGGGAGGTTGAGTTAGCTATCAAGATCATGCATAAG GTAATAGAGCTGGGTGGTACTCCGACAATTGGTGATTGCGCCATTATATTGCGTGCTGCTATGAGAGCACCACTCCCATCTGCTTTTATACCAATATTGCAAACAACACACAGTCTAGGTTATAAGTTTGGAAG CCCACTCTACGATGAAGTAGTCCTGTTGTGCCTTGATCTGGAGGAAATTGATGCAGCCATTGCAGTTGTTGCGGAAATGGAGACGAACGGAATCAAGGTGCCTGACGAAACCTTGGACAAGGTGCTTGCATCCAAACAGTCTGGAAACTCTGCACTCCCACCGCCAACAGAGGAGTAA
- the LOC101760811 gene encoding uncharacterized protein LOC101760811 — protein MAERKRKRAAEEWERRKRDHRRRRREGQGKGEELLGKRQVGWAGDPVEALGEVVMGRVMELLDARSVARCTVVSRAWRGVAADDRLWAPKCAELMAGKAHIPRLTLIRTGSKLSTYSMAIMDGKRSRITKEDLCDHAWEYCFTIAAPEYWRNLDPSWKHTGPPMRRYFHPDGYHSADPHDAVWGGHECTYTVITSFVGDGRIREHYVRINRWPPLKVSRKDDWSWELSNHLYRYNSIPDADRKGCTGPLFPVW, from the exons ATGGCGgagcggaagcggaagcgggcggcggaggagtgGGAGAGGCGGAAGAGGGaccacaggaggaggaggagggaggggcaaGGGAAGGGGGAGGAGCTGCTGGGGAAGCGGCAAGTGGGGTGGGCGGGCGACCCCGTGGAGGCGCTCGGGGAGGTGGTGATGGGGCGGGTGATGGAGCTCCTGGACGCGCGCAGCGTGGCACGATGCACCGTGGTCTCCCGCGCATGGCGCGGGGTCGCCGCCGACGACCGCCTCTGGGCACCCAAG TGTGCTGAGCTGATGGCGGGAAAGGCACATATCCCTCGTTTAACGTTGATCCGCACTGGATCTAAGTTGTCTACTTATTCAATGGCCATCATGGATGGAAAACGG AGTCGGATCACAAAAGAGGATCTCTGCGATCATGCGTGGGAGTATTGTTTCACTATA GCAGCACCAGAATACTGGAGGAACCTTGATCCATCATGGAAGCACACTGGTCCACCTATGCGGCGCTACTTTCACCCTGATGGCTACCACAGCGCAGACCCTCATGACGCTGTGTGGGGTGGCCACGAGTGCACCTACACGGTAATCACAAGCTTTGTTGGCGATGGCCGAATCAGGGAACACTATGTGAGGATCAACCGGTGGCCACCGTTGAAGGTTTCGAGGAAGGATGACTGGAGCTGGGAGCTGTCGAACCACCTCTACCGCTACAACAGCATCCCTGATGCTGACAGGAAAGGATGCACCGGTCCTTTGTTCCCAGTATGGTGA